One window of Streptomyces sp. SUK 48 genomic DNA carries:
- a CDS encoding SDR family oxidoreductase gives MTGVESPAYVPGHGLLNGRTAVVTAAAGTGIGGATARRFLEEGARVLLSDAHPRRLAECAAGLTRRFPGAVTALPCDVTDERQVQALFETAAAEHGRLDIVVNNAGLGGTSPLADMTDDQWTRVLDVTLNGTFRCTRAALRALRTTGGGVIVNNASVVGWRAQAGQAHYAAAKAGVMALTRCAAIEAAAYGVRVNAVAPSLAHHPHLVKVTTPELLADLTGREAFGRAAEPWEVANVIVFLASDYSSYMTGETVAVSSQRA, from the coding sequence ATGACAGGCGTCGAGAGCCCGGCCTACGTCCCCGGGCACGGACTGCTCAACGGCCGCACCGCCGTCGTCACCGCGGCGGCCGGCACCGGCATCGGCGGGGCCACCGCGCGCCGCTTCCTGGAGGAGGGCGCCCGCGTCCTGCTCAGCGACGCACACCCCCGGCGCCTCGCGGAGTGCGCGGCCGGACTGACCCGGCGGTTCCCGGGCGCGGTGACCGCCCTGCCCTGCGACGTCACCGACGAGCGGCAGGTCCAGGCCCTGTTCGAGACGGCCGCCGCCGAGCACGGCCGACTGGACATCGTCGTCAACAACGCGGGCCTCGGCGGCACTTCGCCCCTCGCCGACATGACCGACGACCAGTGGACCCGCGTCCTGGACGTCACCCTGAACGGCACCTTCCGCTGCACCCGCGCCGCCCTGCGCGCCCTGCGCACCACCGGCGGCGGGGTGATCGTCAACAACGCCTCCGTCGTCGGCTGGCGCGCCCAGGCCGGACAGGCCCACTACGCCGCCGCCAAGGCCGGGGTGATGGCCCTGACCCGCTGCGCCGCCATCGAGGCCGCCGCCTACGGGGTGCGGGTCAACGCCGTCGCGCCGAGCCTCGCCCACCACCCCCACCTGGTGAAGGTCACCACCCCCGAACTCCTCGCGGACCTGACCGGACGCGAGGCGTTCGGCCGCGCCGCCGAACCCTGGGAGGTGGCCAACGTGATCGTGTTCCTCGCCTCCGACTACTCCTCGTACATGACCGGCGAGACCGTCGCCGTCAGCAGCCAGCGCGCCTAG